A genome region from Methanococcoides burtonii DSM 6242 includes the following:
- a CDS encoding ABC transporter ATP-binding protein: MGEVKVSGISVAFEKEKGESTLALDNVDLEIKDKEFVCFIGPSGCGKTTLLRTIAGLERLDKGQITLDGEDITIPDSTRGMVFQEYSLFPWRTVIQNITFGPQMNGISKNKTLEVAEKYLNLVGLEQFRNSYPYELSGGMRQRVAIARALANEPKVLLMDEPFGALDAQTRNTLQKELLQVWDKYQITIVFVTHSVDEAVFLADKIVVMSARPGRVKKVINVDLPRPRERTSSEANELRNQLLKMLAEERRN; this comes from the coding sequence ATGGGTGAGGTAAAAGTCTCCGGTATCTCGGTGGCGTTTGAGAAAGAGAAAGGTGAGTCCACCCTTGCACTTGATAATGTTGACCTTGAAATCAAGGACAAGGAATTTGTCTGCTTCATAGGTCCTTCCGGCTGTGGAAAGACAACACTTCTCAGGACCATCGCAGGACTTGAAAGACTGGATAAGGGACAGATAACTCTCGATGGTGAGGACATAACCATTCCGGATTCGACAAGAGGGATGGTATTTCAGGAGTATTCTCTTTTCCCCTGGAGGACTGTCATCCAGAACATTACCTTTGGGCCTCAAATGAATGGTATCTCCAAGAACAAAACACTTGAAGTAGCTGAAAAATACTTAAATCTCGTAGGGCTTGAACAATTTCGGAACAGTTATCCATATGAACTTTCCGGCGGAATGCGACAGAGGGTGGCCATTGCTCGAGCTCTTGCGAACGAACCCAAGGTCCTTCTAATGGACGAACCGTTCGGGGCCTTGGATGCACAGACCAGGAATACATTACAAAAAGAGTTGCTTCAGGTTTGGGATAAGTATCAGATAACCATTGTTTTTGTAACTCACAGTGTGGATGAAGCGGTCTTCCTTGCAGACAAGATCGTTGTAATGAGTGCAAGACCCGGCAGGGTCAAGAAAGTCATAAATGTTGATCTCCCAAGACCTCGCGAAAGGACAAGTTCTGAGGCGAATGAGTTACGTAACCAGCTTTTGAAAATGCTAGCCGAAGAAAGGCGTAACTAA
- a CDS encoding helix-turn-helix domain-containing protein: MSVADKVIDAAFESDEAFQHTLLKVIKEDLELTAIEFSEYANIPPSTLYKLMSGNRGPNMRTLRQIVKTIRTIEGSDKGDFIAVIAARPVLDNINETKRKIGGTLCTIREYSATTMEEAIIAAVRAEREGAKALVCAPIVSPTVEKIIRIPVATIMPKNSVIEAIEAVARKIK, encoded by the coding sequence ATAAGCGTTGCAGATAAAGTGATAGATGCGGCTTTTGAGTCGGATGAAGCATTCCAGCACACATTGTTGAAAGTTATTAAGGAAGACCTTGAACTTACAGCCATTGAGTTCTCGGAGTATGCAAACATTCCACCAAGCACACTTTATAAGCTCATGTCAGGAAATAGGGGGCCGAACATGAGAACACTCCGTCAGATAGTTAAAACCATCCGAACCATAGAGGGTTCTGACAAAGGAGATTTCATTGCGGTTATCGCTGCACGTCCTGTGTTGGATAATATCAATGAGACAAAGAGGAAGATCGGAGGAACGCTTTGCACTATCAGAGAATATTCCGCTACTACAATGGAAGAGGCCATCATCGCTGCTGTGCGTGCTGAAAGAGAAGGAGCGAAAGCACTTGTTTGTGCACCGATAGTCAGCCCTACCGTCGAAAAGATCATTCGCATCCCGGTTGCGACAATAATGCCAAAGAACAGTGTTATCGAAGCTATTGAGGCCGTAGCACGTAAGATAAAATAA
- a CDS encoding PAS domain S-box protein has product MSTNRSLVAMDLILFHISADGVILSYNSPEGIQLLGEPEYFMGKNITDIFPSDVSKKAKRCIKDAMIAGDMRYMQYQIKSGDELHDLEATFVLESKERFIVIIKDVTEQLLTHNKRFESERKYRLLADNTIDIIWQMDMSLCFTYVNRSVLDVTGYSVDEVIGSNLSMFFTPEEFGRVISLINNEKCKKSEILSFETNLICKDGTLLPIDIAGKIVFNEKQLPICIQGRTRDISAHVDAKNILLEREIRFKSLFENSNDAVFIHTFDGTILDVNNKACDTLGYSKDFLKTKNIRFLHSDGFDHEVKEHIDDVIENNSSRFESHFKKADGSIIDVEVSVSVIDEDKKIIQGVVRDITERINAEKELQEKEKRFETLVANIPGVTYRCKYDADYTMEYISKEITAMTGYPASDLMGNSVRTYYSLIHPEDVEIVANAIDASFTNDLPYYTVEYRVLDSQGNVHHVSERGRCIFEGGKVMFLDGIIFDITDKKEMDQNVRLFKTIVNGAGDGISIKDVSGKILYVNENFAQMHGFGVDELVGSHISLLRMDDVVCEADLQKASKGRDMTEVIRVRKDSSEFPALMNCFVITDDYNEPVYFSNTVIDITERKRSELITHQAMEVAEHANRTKSEFLANMTHELRTPLNPVIGFSDVLLTETFGRELRLTADFFQSKYFQLKF; this is encoded by the coding sequence ATGTCCACGAACAGATCCTTGGTAGCAATGGATCTCATATTGTTCCATATAAGCGCAGATGGGGTCATATTAAGCTATAACTCTCCTGAAGGAATCCAATTACTCGGAGAGCCCGAATATTTCATGGGTAAGAACATAACTGATATTTTTCCTTCAGACGTTTCCAAAAAAGCCAAGAGATGCATCAAAGACGCCATGATCGCAGGCGATATGCGCTACATGCAATATCAGATCAAGTCAGGGGATGAATTGCATGATCTTGAAGCTACATTCGTTCTTGAAAGTAAAGAACGTTTTATTGTGATCATAAAGGATGTAACGGAACAATTGCTAACTCATAATAAACGGTTTGAAAGCGAAAGAAAGTATCGTCTCCTTGCTGACAATACGATCGATATCATATGGCAAATGGACATGTCTTTGTGTTTTACTTACGTCAATCGTTCAGTGCTCGATGTCACAGGATATTCAGTGGATGAAGTGATCGGTTCTAACCTTTCGATGTTCTTTACACCGGAAGAATTTGGCAGAGTTATTAGCCTTATCAATAATGAAAAGTGTAAAAAAAGCGAAATTCTTTCTTTTGAAACTAATCTTATCTGCAAAGATGGTACTTTGCTTCCAATTGATATTGCCGGTAAGATAGTTTTCAATGAAAAACAGCTTCCAATCTGTATTCAGGGCAGAACAAGGGATATAAGTGCACATGTTGATGCAAAGAATATTTTACTTGAGAGGGAAATCCGTTTCAAGTCCTTGTTCGAGAACTCAAATGATGCGGTCTTCATTCACACATTTGATGGTACTATTCTCGATGTGAATAATAAGGCATGCGATACCCTTGGTTATTCTAAGGATTTCCTCAAAACCAAAAATATTCGGTTCCTACATTCCGATGGTTTTGATCATGAAGTAAAGGAACACATTGATGATGTTATTGAAAACAACTCCTCAAGATTTGAATCACATTTCAAAAAAGCTGATGGTAGTATTATTGATGTTGAAGTAAGCGTTTCAGTTATCGATGAAGATAAAAAGATCATTCAGGGAGTTGTCCGTGATATCACGGAACGAATAAATGCAGAAAAAGAGCTTCAGGAAAAAGAAAAGCGTTTTGAGACATTGGTTGCGAACATTCCAGGTGTAACATATCGTTGCAAGTATGATGCGGATTATACAATGGAGTATATCAGCAAAGAAATAACTGCGATGACTGGTTATCCTGCATCAGATCTAATGGGGAATTCTGTTCGCACTTATTATAGTCTCATCCATCCAGAAGACGTTGAAATAGTGGCTAATGCGATTGATGCATCCTTTACAAATGACCTCCCTTATTATACGGTCGAATATCGTGTTCTCGATTCTCAGGGCAATGTTCACCATGTCTCCGAAAGAGGTAGGTGCATCTTTGAGGGTGGGAAGGTGATGTTCCTTGATGGTATCATCTTTGATATAACTGACAAGAAAGAGATGGATCAGAATGTTCGGCTTTTCAAGACCATCGTGAATGGAGCTGGAGATGGTATTTCCATTAAAGATGTCAGCGGTAAGATCCTCTATGTGAATGAAAATTTTGCACAGATGCACGGCTTTGGTGTTGATGAGCTTGTAGGTTCTCACATTTCTTTACTTCGGATGGATGATGTGGTATGTGAGGCTGATCTCCAAAAAGCTTCAAAGGGTCGTGATATGACTGAAGTTATAAGGGTCCGAAAAGATAGCAGTGAATTCCCGGCGCTTATGAATTGCTTTGTGATCACTGATGATTACAACGAACCGGTATATTTCTCGAATACCGTTATTGACATAACTGAACGTAAAAGATCAGAGCTTATTACCCATCAGGCAATGGAAGTGGCCGAACATGCAAACCGTACAAAAAGTGAATTTCTTGCTAACATGACCCATGAACTAAGAACACCTCTTAATCCTGTCATCGGTTTTTCGGATGTGCTTTTAACTGAGACATTTGGTAGAGAATTGCGATTAACTGCTGATTTTTTTCAAAGCAAATATTTCCAGCTAAAATTTTGA
- a CDS encoding ABC transporter permease, with protein sequence MSKDGTKGPRERGIELLSVTMAIVLWQLVADLVVNNKFILPSFTDVLFAFIKIIEGGILFTDLATSLLHFGIGILFALLVGIPIGVVMGWFKNVNHALDPLIEIIRPIPPLAWIPFAIVWFGLTHTSAGFVVFIGAVFPVIINTFDGFKSVPKFYVEAAKVLGCMSSGSLIRHVALPSAMPSIASGIRISMGVGWMCLVAAEMFGVSTTGLGYKIWWHYYLHQMDFVLVYMLILGFLGLFIDRLFRWYVNGHLLKWRAGVVV encoded by the coding sequence ATGAGTAAAGACGGCACAAAAGGACCACGTGAAAGAGGAATTGAACTGTTATCAGTTACAATGGCCATTGTTCTATGGCAACTAGTAGCAGATCTCGTGGTAAACAACAAGTTTATCCTGCCAAGCTTTACTGATGTTCTGTTCGCTTTTATCAAGATAATTGAAGGGGGTATCCTCTTTACCGATCTTGCAACAAGTCTGCTTCATTTTGGAATTGGTATCCTTTTTGCATTGTTGGTCGGAATACCCATTGGAGTTGTCATGGGCTGGTTCAAAAATGTGAACCATGCACTGGATCCTCTCATTGAGATAATTCGTCCTATCCCACCGCTCGCATGGATCCCATTTGCCATAGTCTGGTTCGGTCTGACCCACACTTCCGCAGGGTTCGTGGTCTTTATTGGTGCGGTCTTCCCTGTTATCATAAACACATTCGATGGCTTCAAAAGTGTTCCGAAGTTCTATGTGGAAGCTGCCAAAGTACTGGGTTGCATGAGCAGTGGATCCCTTATACGCCACGTTGCATTACCTTCTGCAATGCCTTCAATTGCTTCGGGTATCCGCATTTCCATGGGTGTTGGTTGGATGTGTCTGGTTGCAGCGGAGATGTTCGGTGTTAGTACGACCGGTCTTGGTTATAAGATCTGGTGGCACTACTATCTGCACCAGATGGATTTCGTTCTTGTTTATATGCTTATACTTGGCTTCCTGGGTCTTTTCATTGATAGACTGTTCAGGTGGTATGTCAATGGACATCTTCTTAAATGGCGTGCAGGAGTTGTGGTATAA
- a CDS encoding nitroreductase family protein: MRIQGKRMLSELVIKTRCYRSKQNETISKDTLTELVNIARISASATNSQPLKYTISSNLRINAIIFEQLEWAGYLREWEGPSEGERPASYIIMLDDTRIKNDARYDAGIALQNIRLAAMEKGIGSCVIGSVNREVLREEP, translated from the coding sequence ATGAGAATACAAGGTAAACGAATGCTAAGTGAACTTGTTATCAAAACCAGATGTTATAGAAGTAAGCAGAACGAGACAATTTCAAAAGACACATTAACAGAACTTGTCAATATTGCAAGAATTTCAGCTTCAGCTACCAACAGCCAGCCACTGAAATATACCATTTCATCCAATCTGAGAATAAACGCAATTATATTCGAACAACTTGAATGGGCAGGCTATCTTCGCGAATGGGAAGGACCTTCCGAAGGAGAAAGACCAGCATCTTACATCATTATGCTAGATGATACGAGGATAAAAAACGATGCAAGATATGATGCAGGTATTGCTTTGCAGAACATTCGCCTTGCGGCCATGGAGAAAGGTATTGGAAGCTGTGTCATTGGTTCTGTTAACAGGGAAGTGCTGAGAGAAGAACCTTGA
- a CDS encoding polymer-forming cytoskeletal protein, with amino-acid sequence MDEKFVRYHADTNTYIVRRKAFFENSIKIDGNMIVGPGANFWNDLEVSGSLQLGKESLVKGDIKASDALISTRCEINGNIDVANDLTMLDNVKVGGSAICGNEMSIRPGCQVSFVKATTALELIGKVDVKEIESGTKLIVRSDM; translated from the coding sequence ATGGATGAGAAATTTGTCAGATACCATGCAGATACAAATACTTACATTGTCCGTAGGAAAGCATTCTTTGAAAATAGCATCAAGATAGATGGTAACATGATAGTAGGGCCTGGTGCGAACTTCTGGAATGATCTGGAAGTAAGTGGATCACTACAACTTGGAAAAGAATCTTTAGTTAAAGGTGATATCAAAGCAAGTGATGCCCTCATAAGCACACGTTGTGAGATAAATGGAAACATTGATGTCGCAAACGATCTGACAATGCTTGACAACGTAAAAGTTGGAGGATCGGCAATATGTGGAAATGAGATGTCCATCAGACCAGGATGTCAAGTATCTTTCGTTAAAGCAACTACTGCTTTGGAGCTTATAGGAAAGGTCGATGTAAAAGAAATAGAATCCGGAACAAAACTAATCGTTCGTTCCGATATGTGA
- a CDS encoding ABC transporter substrate-binding protein: MLVAAVFLSGCTFAPDDGTLTEINIGYQPSTHQISYMTAFENGWWAEDLAPFGIMSINEFEFPTGTPEMHSMIAGNIDVAYVGAAPVISALSTGLDAKIVAAVNTQGSNLVLRNEFKYDGPADLEGLKIATFPPGTIQDTIFKEWLVDNGLEPGTDVEVVAMGPGDATAALAAGKVDGVFLPHPAPTFIEVEGSGRSVVASGEILADHACCVLVVSGDLIRNNPELVEQIVKTHIKAIEYDNLNIDDAANTFANKQGVDNATVLQSLENWDGVWSADPRPLVESTVEYANFQYELGYISSQLTEEDIFDVSFYEKVSEE, from the coding sequence ATGCTGGTTGCAGCAGTTTTCCTGTCAGGATGTACTTTTGCACCCGATGATGGAACTTTGACCGAAATAAACATCGGCTATCAGCCAAGCACACACCAGATTTCATATATGACAGCCTTTGAGAACGGCTGGTGGGCTGAGGACCTTGCACCATTTGGTATCATGAGCATAAACGAATTTGAGTTCCCAACAGGTACTCCTGAGATGCATTCAATGATCGCAGGAAACATTGATGTTGCATACGTTGGCGCAGCACCTGTTATTTCCGCACTCAGTACCGGACTTGATGCAAAGATCGTCGCAGCAGTGAACACACAGGGTTCTAATCTTGTGCTCAGAAATGAGTTCAAATATGATGGTCCTGCAGACCTTGAAGGTCTAAAGATAGCAACCTTCCCACCGGGAACCATACAGGATACCATCTTCAAGGAATGGTTGGTAGATAATGGTCTTGAACCTGGTACAGATGTCGAAGTTGTCGCAATGGGTCCTGGAGACGCAACTGCTGCTCTTGCAGCAGGTAAAGTAGACGGTGTATTCCTGCCACACCCAGCACCAACGTTCATTGAAGTTGAAGGTTCCGGTCGTTCAGTTGTTGCATCCGGGGAAATACTTGCAGACCATGCATGTTGTGTGCTTGTGGTCAGTGGGGATCTTATCAGGAACAACCCTGAACTGGTCGAACAGATCGTAAAGACCCACATCAAGGCTATAGAGTATGATAATCTCAACATCGATGATGCAGCGAACACATTTGCTAACAAGCAGGGTGTTGACAATGCAACTGTCCTTCAGTCCCTTGAAAACTGGGATGGTGTCTGGTCAGCTGACCCACGTCCGCTTGTGGAGTCCACAGTAGAATACGCAAACTTCCAGTATGAGCTTGGTTATATCAGCAGCCAGCTTACAGAAGAGGATATCTTTGACGTGAGCTTCTACGAGAAGGTCTCTGAAGAGTGA
- a CDS encoding IS5-like element ISMbu1 family transposase, which translates to MSLTNFAFKEEYKRLENLGDKLSEIESLIDWKPFRPIIAEMYINKTEFGGRPNVDEIVMLKMLVLQQWHGLSDPELERQATDRISFRKFLGFPAKIPDHTTVWAFRERISQAGKEDEIWNEMQRQLNKKGLKIKQGMIQDATFIHADPGHANLDTPRGNEAKTRRCKDGTWTKKASKSHFGYKLHTIEDTEYDLIRRYRTTTASVHDSQVDLSEEGEVVYRDRGYFGAISKGYDATMQRGVRGHPIGIRDKMRNKRISRKRAKGERPYAVIKNVFTSGFVRVTTLARVNVKMAITAFSYNLYQLRTIRRKSLG; encoded by the coding sequence ATGTCCTTAACAAACTTTGCTTTTAAAGAAGAGTACAAACGTCTTGAAAATCTCGGTGACAAGCTCTCTGAAATTGAATCTCTCATCGATTGGAAACCATTTCGTCCAATTATAGCAGAGATGTATATCAATAAAACAGAGTTCGGTGGCAGACCAAACGTTGATGAAATCGTCATGCTCAAAATGTTAGTATTGCAACAATGGCATGGCCTATCTGACCCTGAACTTGAAAGACAAGCTACTGATAGAATTTCCTTTAGGAAATTCTTGGGCTTTCCTGCAAAAATTCCAGATCATACTACTGTTTGGGCATTTAGAGAACGAATTTCCCAGGCAGGAAAAGAAGATGAAATCTGGAATGAAATGCAAAGACAACTTAATAAGAAAGGTCTGAAGATCAAGCAAGGTATGATTCAGGATGCAACATTTATACATGCTGATCCAGGACATGCAAATCTTGATACTCCTCGTGGAAATGAAGCAAAGACCAGAAGATGTAAGGACGGTACATGGACAAAAAAGGCATCTAAGTCACATTTTGGATATAAACTACATACCATTGAAGATACCGAATATGATCTGATAAGGAGATATAGGACAACTACTGCCTCAGTTCATGATAGTCAGGTGGATCTTTCTGAAGAAGGCGAAGTTGTTTACAGAGATAGAGGTTACTTTGGTGCAATTTCAAAAGGATATGATGCAACTATGCAAAGGGGAGTACGAGGGCACCCTATTGGTATTAGGGATAAGATGAGAAACAAAAGAATAAGCAGGAAAAGAGCAAAGGGAGAAAGACCTTATGCTGTTATCAAAAATGTGTTTACGTCAGGATTTGTAAGAGTAACAACGTTGGCAAGAGTAAATGTCAAAATGGCGATTACAGCATTCAGCTATAATCTCTATCAATTGAGGACAATAAGAAGAAAATCATTAGGATGA